The Deltaproteobacteria bacterium genome includes the window CCCGAAGTTGATCACCCTCCGGGCGATCGAATGTATCCGGGATGCCGAGGTCATCATCTACGACTACCTGGCCAATCAGAAATTCCTTCAGTATGCCCCGAAGGGGTGCGAGATCATCTATGCCGGGAAGACGAGCGTTCACCATACCCTGCATCAGGATGAAATCAATCAGCTCCTCATCGACAAGGCCCGTACGGGAAAAACGGTGATCCGGCTCAAGGGGGGAGATCCCCTCCTTTACGGACGCGGCGGGGAAGAGGCGGAAGGACTCGCCCGGGAGGGGATCCCCTTCGAGATCGTCCCCGGCATCCCGGCGGCTACCGCCATTGCGGCCTATGCCGGGATCCCTCTGACCCACCGTGACTCAGCGTCTACGGTCGCCTTTATTACAGGGCACGAAGGATCGGGCAAGAGCGGCCCGCCCGTGGACTGGGAAAAGATCAGCACCGGCGTCGGCACGGTCGTCATCTACATGGGGGTCGGCAACCTGCAGGAAAATACCCGTAAACTCATGGAACACGGACGGGCGCCCGAAACCCCGACGGCCCTCGTCCGCTGGGGTACGACGCCGGAGCAGGAGATCCTCATCGGGACCCTGGCCGACATCTACGAGAAGGCCCGGACGGCACACTTCAAGGCCCCGGCCATCATGATCGTCGGCGAAACGGTCCGGCTCCACGACAAACTCCACTGGACCGATCAACTCCCCCTCTTCGGCCGCCGGATCGCCCTCACCCGGGAACGGGAGAACGCCGGACTCTTTTCCAAGGAACTGGAGCGGCTGGGGGCGGTGATCTACTACCTCCCCGCCATCAGCATCTTTTCCCCGGAAGAGTTCGGGATCGTCGATCAGGCCATTGAAGAAATCGAACAGTTCGACTGGATCATATTTACGAGTGCCAACGCCGTCCGATATTTTCTTGATCGTCTGATCAAGAAGAATCGGGATGTGCGTGATCTGAAAGGGATTTCGATCTGCACCGTGGGGACCGCCACGGCCCGGTCTCTAAAAACCCGGGGGATACGGACCGACCTCATCCCCGAGGAGTTCACCGGGGAAGGCGTCGTTGCCGCCCTGCTGAAGGAGGGAGATCTTCCGGGGAAGCGGGTTCTGATCCCCAGGGCGGAAAAGGCGAGGGAAGTGGTCCCCGATGCCCTCCGGGAGGCAGGCGCCGAGGTCGTCGTGGCCACGGTCTACCGGAATCTTGCCCCGGAGATTGACGCACAGGCACTCCAGGAGATCCTGATCAACCGCAAGGCAGACCTGATCGTCTTTACCAGTCCATCGAATATCAGAAATTTTGTCCGGTCCGTGCAGAAAGAAGGACTGCAGAAAACCCTGCCGGGAATCAGGACCGCATGCATCGGTCCGGTCACGGCAAAGGCGGCGAAAGAAGCCGGGCTCGATGTTGTCGTTGAACCGGAGAAATCGACACTCGAGTCGGTCTCTGAAGCGATCCGGAAATATTTCGCTGAAAAACAATGATGGTCTCGTAAAAAGTCGTTTTTCGGATTCCGTTCATGGTTCGACAGGCTTCCGAGCATGGTGAGCTTGCCGAACCACACGAACGGGGAATATCAAAGACTTACACCGTTCGCCCTGAGCGTGTCGAAGGGTCGAACGGACTTTTTACGAGTCCATCAACAATCGAACCAGAAAATTTAAAAGGGAGATGCCATCATGTTTTTCCCCAGCTACCGTCCGCGCCGGGTACGGAAAAATGAACAGATCCGAAGAATGGTCCGGGAGACCCGGCTCTCCGTGGACAACCTGATCTACCCCCTGTTCGCCATTCATGGCAAGAAGGTCAAAAATGAGATCCCTTCCATGCCGGGAAACTTCCAGCTCTCTGTGGAGAACCTCGTCCGGGAAGCCCGGACGGTCTACAAGCTCGGCATCCCGGCCGTCCTCCTCTTCGGGATTCCGAAGAGGAAAGATGCCGTCGGCTCCGGGGCCTACGACGAACACGGCATCATCCAAACCGCCGTCCGGTCGATCAAGGACAAGATCCCGGAGCTGATCGTGATCACGGATGTCTGTCTCTGCGAATATACCGATCACGGCCATTGCGGGATCGTCGAGAACGGCGAAATCCTGAACGACCCGACGCTGGAACTCCTCGCGAAGGAAGCGGTATCCCACGCCCGGGCCGGGGCCGACATCATCGCCCCTTCGGACATGATGGACGGCCGGGTCGGCGCCATCCGGGAGGCTCTCGATGAAGAAGGTTTTGATGACACACCGATCCTCTCCTATGCCGTCAAATATGCCTCCGGATTCTACGGTCCCTTCCGGGATGCAGCGGAATCGACACCCGGTTTCGGCGACCGCGCCTCTCACCAGATGGACCCGGCCAACACCCGTGAGGCCATGCGGGAGGCGGAGCTGGATGTCTCGGAAGGGGCGGACATGCTCATGGTCAAACCAGCGCTTCCCTACCTCGACATCATCTACCGGGTGAAGGAGGAATTCGATCTGCCTGTGGCCGCCTACAACGTCTCCGGCGAATTCTCCATGATCAAGGCCGCAGCAAAACAGGGGTGGCTCGACGAGAAACGGGTGATGATGGAATCGTTGATCTCGATCCGGCGGGCCGGCGCCGACATGATCCTCACCTACTGGGCGAAGGATGCCGCAAAACTGCTTCAGAAACAGCAACCATAAAAAAAGAAGACCGGAATCGCCGTTTCTGATAGAATAAAAGACGGGAGGAGGACAAATGTTCATTCGGCGATTTCATAGTGAAATCATCTTTCATCTCTTCAGCCTGATCTTTTTCGACCTGATCTATTTCATCGTCCTCATGTTGCTCCTGTTGCAGCATGAGGCGCTGTGGTTAGGCCTCGGGTCTCTTCTCGTCTTCGGCTACCTGCATCTCCGTTACTTCCGGAGTTTCTGCCGGGAGATCCGCTGGACCTACGTCACACCTCATCTTGTTTTCCCCTGCCTTTTGACGTTGGTCGCCTTTTTGACCTACGCGCCATGAAACAGGGTTCAAACTGCTTAAACCATTCAAACCGTTTAGAGAACAGACAGCCTCTTTCCATTGACAGAACCTCCTGAAAATGTTACTAATCTTCTCATTAATTCAGGGATTCAGAAGGAGAATCAGACATGTCGAACCGTTCCGAAGAACTCTTTGTCCAAGCACAGAAATTCATCCCCGGCGGGGTCAACAGCCCGGTGCGGGCCTTCAAGTCGGTGGGAGGCAGTCCCGTTTTCATCGACCGATCCGAAGGAAGCCGGATCTTCGATGTGGAGGGCCGGGCCTATATCGACTACATCGGTTCCTGGGGACCGATGATCGTGGGACATTCCCATCCACGGGTCGTCGAAGCCCTCAAAAAAGCCATCGACAAGGGGACGAGTTTCGGCGCTCCGACGGTGTTGGAGACCGAACTGGCGCAGAGGGTGATCCAGGCCGTCCCCTCCGTGGAAATGGTCCGGATGGTCAACTCCGGCACGGAGGCAACGATGAGCGCCATCCGGGTTGCCCGGGGCTATACCGGACGGGACAAGATCATCAAGTTCGAGGGGTGCTACCACGGCCATGCCGACGGCCTGCTCGTTAAGGCCGGCTCCGGCGCCGCCACCTTCGGAGTCCCGACCAGTCCCGGCGTCCCCGCTGATTATGCAAGGAACACTCTCACCGCCCCCTTCAACAATCTTGAGGCCGTGGAGAAGCTCATCGCCGAAGAGGGAGACGATATCGCCTGCATCATCGTTGAGCCGTTGCCGGGAAACATGGGCGTCGTCCCCCCGAAGGCGGGTTTCCTGGAGGAACTCCGGAAGATCACGGCGGAAAAGGGGATCGTGCTGATCTTCGATGAAGTCATGTCCGGTTTCCGTGTCGCCTACGGCGGCGCCCAGGAACGCTTCGGGATTACACCCGATATGACGACCCTTGGAAAGGTGATCGGCGGCGGACTTCCCGTCGGCGCCTACGGCGGGAAGAAGGAGATCATGGAACAGGTCTCTCCTTCCGGCCCGGTCTACCAGGCCGGGACCCTCTCGGGGAATCCTCTCGCCATGACGGCCGGAATCGAGACCCTGAAGATCCTCTCCGAACCGGGCGTCTACGACCAATTAGAGGAGAAATCGACGAAGCTCTGCAAGGGGATCCGGGAGGCCTTTGCGGAAGCCGGTGTTCCCGCCTTCCACACCCAGGTGGGTGCCATGTTCTGTACCTTCTTCAACAACGGGGAAGTGACCGACTACACCTCGGCGGCCCGATCCGACACGGAACGGTTCGGGAAGTACTTCCATAACATGCTGGAACAGGGGATCAACCTGGCGCCGTCCCAGTTCGAAGCGGCCTTCATGTCTCTGGCCCACTCCGATGAGGATATTGCAAAGACAATCGACGCCTGCCGGAAGAGCTTACGGAAACTTTGATGAAGTCGTAAAAAGTCACGAAGCCCTTCGACAGGCTCAGGACGAACGGTATAAGTGGTTGATATTCCGTTCGTGTGGTTCGGCGAGCTTCCGAGCATGGTGAGCTTGCCGAACCACATGCTCGGTAGCTTGTCGAACCATAAACGGAATCCGGAAAATGACTTTTTACGAGACCATCAACTTTAAGCTGCAACACAAGACGATTCCCTTTCCTTTCACTGCCCTTTGCCCTCTGTCGGGGGGACGGTTTTTCTTCAACACTGTGCGCTGCATACTGAAAATACGGCCCTCGTAACGAACGGTATGAACGAAGAGAAAAAACCGGATCAATCCACCTTCACGCCGGACCAGAAGCGGGCGATTCACACCTTGGGACGGAATCTCTGTGTCTCCGCCGGAGCCGGGTCCGGAAAGACGACGGTCCTCGTAGAACGATTCCTCTATCTCCTCGAAGAAGGACAGTTCAAGATCAACGAAATTGCGGCGATCACCTTCACGGAAAAGGCCGCCGGCCAGATGAAGGAGAAGATCCGGAAGAAGCTACTGGATCGGATGGAGAGAGCAGCAACTCCGGAGGAACGCCGCCGCATGGAAACCCGTTACCGTGAGGCCGGCTCCGCATGGATTCACACAATTCACGGACTTTGCACCCGCATCCTAAAGGAACAGGCGGTCGCTGCCGGGATCGACCCCGGCTATCTGACCCTCGACGAAACGGAAACCCTCCTTCTTCTCCACAAGACACTGAAATCCTTTATCGTAAACCGCCTGAATCAGGGGAAAGCGTCGATGGTGCGGCTTCTCTCCGCATACGGACTGGAGAAGACCCGGAAAATACTTACGGCCCTGGTTCAAAGGCGCGTCGATGCCGCCCCCTGGATCAATATCTATCTTAAACAATCCGATGAGGAGATCCTGCGCCCACTCTTCGAGACACGCAAAGATTTGGAGACGGAATTGAAATCGCACATCGCCCGTCTCCGGGATTACGGGGCGGACGACCCGGCAGACCGGATGGAGCAAAACCGCGTGACGGCCCTTGCCCTCCCGGATACCGGTCCGCTCAACCCGGAAACACTGACCACCCTTCTGAAGATAGATCTTCGGGTAGGAAGCAAGAAGAAGTGGCTTTCCGGGGATCTTCCGGCCGTTAAAGCCCTGCTGAAAGAGATCAAAGACCGTGCGAAAGATCTTCTTCCCTTATACAGCGAGGAAGCAATACGGCGGGAGCCGGAACACTTCTCCGTGCCCTCTGCCGGGAACTGGATCCCTTGTTAGAGGAGTACTTGCGGGACAAGGCACAACTGGGGGTTCTCGACTTCGAGGATCTTCAGATCAAGACCCGGAACCTCCTCCGGGATCATTCCGGAATCAGGGAACACTATCGGAAGAATTTCGCCACCCTCCTCGTAGATGAACATCAGGATACCGACCCCCTGCAGATGGAGATCATCGAACTCCTTGCCGGCGGGGAGGAAGGACGGATCTTCGTGGTCGGCGATGACAAGCAGTCAATTTATGGTTTCCGCGGCGCCGACGTGACCGTCTTCCGGGACTACCGGGCAAAGACGGCAAAGAACGGCGGGGGATGCCTGATCTCCCTGAAGACCAATTTCCGAAGCCAGGAAGAGATCCTTCGTTTCATCAATCATCTTTTTGGGAGGATCTTCCCTTCCGGCAATGAAACGATCCCCTTTGAAGGTCTCGATCCCTTCCGGAAGAGTCTGCCCAATGAACACTTCATCGAATCCTGTCTGATTGCCGCAGCCAAGGAGGAGAAAAAAACCGCCGAGGAGATCCGTCAGGAAGAAGCCGCAGCCCTGGCGCTGAGAATCCGGAGCATGGTCGACAAGGGAGAGAAACGGATCCTCTCCGACGATGGAGAACCACGGGCTGTACAGTTCGGCGATATCGCCCTCCTCTTCCGGGCCATGACCGATGTCAGGATCTATGAAGATGCACTACTTCAATACGGCATTCCCTTCACCGTGGTCAGCGGCGGCGGCTTTTTCAAAAAACAGGAGGTCCTCGACATCCTCAACTTTCTTCGCCTCCTCCTGAATCCGGAAAATGATGAGGCGCTGGCGGCTCTGCTACGAAGTCCTGCGGCCGGTGTCCGGGATGATACCCTCTACTTCATGACCCGGGGGCGGACCCTTTCATCGGGACTGACCGTTGCGGAAGCCCTTGACGGTATCGACGATTCGGAAAAGGCGATCCTGATCCGGACCCGGAAACTTCTCGAAGATTTTCGGCACATCAAAAACCGGGTTGAGATTCCCGAGCTGATCGGCGGTTTTCTTGATCGGACAGGCTACGGGGCCGCTCTGTTGGCCGACCCCGTTTATGGTCGACAACGCCATGCCAACCTGCAAAAACTAATGGACATGGGACGAGATTTTTCCGCCGGTCCTTTCTTCGGCCCGGCCGATTTCATCGATTACATCGACGAACTGATGGATCGAGAGACCCGGGAGGGGGAATCCCCTGTGGAGGAGGAAGGGGAAGATACCGTCAAGATTCTTTCGATCCATAAAGCCAAAGGGCTCGAATTCCCCGTCGTTATTCTTCCCGATCTCGGCAGAAATGCCGGGGGACGCGGATCAGGTTTCGTTGCAGTTGACAGGCACCTCGGGATCGGGATCAAGATCCCCGATGGGACCGGCGGATGGTGCAGCGGGTTTCTCCGGAAACGGATCGAGGAGACCCGGGAAAAGGAAGAAATCGAAGAGGGGAAAAGACTCTTCTATGTCGCCGCCACAAGAGCGCGTGATTTCCTTGTTCTCTCCGGGCAGGTCAAGAGGTCGAAAAACCCGGGCCGGGAAGCCGCCCTTCCGATGGAGTGGCTCTGTGAGGCTCTCGGGATCACCGAGGAAAACTGCCGGGAGGAGATCTCTTACGGAGGCCGGCAAATCCGGCCCATCACCCCACCCCGGAAACCGGCCTCGGAAGCAGCGGAAACAGTCCGCTGGATCGACCGCTTTCCGGAACTGCTCTCCGGAGAGATTCCTGATCTCTCCGGACAGATTGTCGATGAGGAGTTGGCGAAACAGGTCTTCAAGAAACCCCGGTGCCGTCCCTCCCGCCGATTCACCGTCTCCCAACTGCTGCTGATCCGGAAGTGCCCCCGAATGTACGAACTGGCGACCCGTTTCGGAATCTCGGAACCTGAAGTAAAAATTCCGCCCCATGGGACCGGCGGAGAAGGAGGGCGGGAACGGGGCAGCCTGGTTCATCGCATTCTGCAACAATGGGACCTCCGTCGGGAAAACCTCTCCGGGACCCTTGACCTTGAACTGGCCCGCTCCGGGTACCCGGAAACCGATCAGCAGGCAATCCGATCGGAGATCACCCCCTGGCTGGAGGTTTTTGCCCAATCCGGGACGGCCGAGGAGATCCGCCGGTCCGGGCAGGCCTATGCCGAAATCCCCTTTTACCTTAATCTGCAGGGGTACCGGATTGAGGGGGTGATCGATAAACTCTATCGCGGCCCTTCCGGACGGCTGATGATCCTCGATTATAAAACCGACGGAATTTCAGCGGAGGAAATCGAGACCCGGGCGGCGGAATATCGTTTGCAGCTTTCCGCCTATGCCCTGGCCGTATACCGCCTCTTCGGGGAAGAGGTCGAAACGGCCCTCGCCTTTCTCCAGCCGGGAATCATCCGCCCAATCGACCATGACCCCGGCCGGACGGAGATTGAAATCATCGAGACGATCCGGGCCATCGACGGGGTAAAGAGCCCTCTCGTGGAGCGGACCCGGTGTCTTAGCTGCGGATACAGGGAGTCCTTCTGTATGACGGGATGAACCCCGAAGGAGAGACCTTCAGGTAGCTGATAAAAATCGTGAAATGAGCGCAAAGAGAATGGAATTCGTATCCGCGAAGCAAAGATGGCCGTCCCTGAAGATTCGACTCGCCCGCTCATCCTTTCGAAGCCGGTTCCGGCTGGACCCGAAGGAGTTCGCGTACCTTGCCGACAAAGGGGATGAGATCATCCGCCGCCATGGTGAGGATTTCATACGGAACCGGCTCGCCCCGGCTTCCCCGAAAAATGACGGTCGGCAGACACCGATGAGAGGTCATCCCGTTTTCACGGCTCAGCATGCCACGGCCACCTGCTGCAGGAGCTGCCTGGCGAAGTGGCATGGAATCCCGAAGGGGGCCCCGCTGACCGATGCGGAGATCAACT containing:
- a CDS encoding DUF4186 domain-containing protein, translated to MEFVSAKQRWPSLKIRLARSSFRSRFRLDPKEFAYLADKGDEIIRRHGEDFIRNRLAPASPKNDGRQTPMRGHPVFTAQHATATCCRSCLAKWHGIPKGAPLTDAEINYIVEIIMAWIGEQTTDGQGTLIPQ
- a CDS encoding UvrD-helicase domain-containing protein, translated to MLEEYLRDKAQLGVLDFEDLQIKTRNLLRDHSGIREHYRKNFATLLVDEHQDTDPLQMEIIELLAGGEEGRIFVVGDDKQSIYGFRGADVTVFRDYRAKTAKNGGGCLISLKTNFRSQEEILRFINHLFGRIFPSGNETIPFEGLDPFRKSLPNEHFIESCLIAAAKEEKKTAEEIRQEEAAALALRIRSMVDKGEKRILSDDGEPRAVQFGDIALLFRAMTDVRIYEDALLQYGIPFTVVSGGGFFKKQEVLDILNFLRLLLNPENDEALAALLRSPAAGVRDDTLYFMTRGRTLSSGLTVAEALDGIDDSEKAILIRTRKLLEDFRHIKNRVEIPELIGGFLDRTGYGAALLADPVYGRQRHANLQKLMDMGRDFSAGPFFGPADFIDYIDELMDRETREGESPVEEEGEDTVKILSIHKAKGLEFPVVILPDLGRNAGGRGSGFVAVDRHLGIGIKIPDGTGGWCSGFLRKRIEETREKEEIEEGKRLFYVAATRARDFLVLSGQVKRSKNPGREAALPMEWLCEALGITEENCREEISYGGRQIRPITPPRKPASEAAETVRWIDRFPELLSGEIPDLSGQIVDEELAKQVFKKPRCRPSRRFTVSQLLLIRKCPRMYELATRFGISEPEVKIPPHGTGGEGGRERGSLVHRILQQWDLRRENLSGTLDLELARSGYPETDQQAIRSEITPWLEVFAQSGTAEEIRRSGQAYAEIPFYLNLQGYRIEGVIDKLYRGPSGRLMILDYKTDGISAEEIETRAAEYRLQLSAYALAVYRLFGEEVETALAFLQPGIIRPIDHDPGRTEIEIIETIRAIDGVKSPLVERTRCLSCGYRESFCMTG
- a CDS encoding UvrD-helicase domain-containing protein, whose protein sequence is MNEEKKPDQSTFTPDQKRAIHTLGRNLCVSAGAGSGKTTVLVERFLYLLEEGQFKINEIAAITFTEKAAGQMKEKIRKKLLDRMERAATPEERRRMETRYREAGSAWIHTIHGLCTRILKEQAVAAGIDPGYLTLDETETLLLLHKTLKSFIVNRLNQGKASMVRLLSAYGLEKTRKILTALVQRRVDAAPWINIYLKQSDEEILRPLFETRKDLETELKSHIARLRDYGADDPADRMEQNRVTALALPDTGPLNPETLTTLLKIDLRVGSKKKWLSGDLPAVKALLKEIKDRAKDLLPLYSEEAIRREPEHFSVPSAGNWIPC
- the cobA gene encoding uroporphyrinogen-III C-methyltransferase, giving the protein MDWTDKKSPPAPLLQGGEKSSIKGKVFLLGAGPGHPKLITLRAIECIRDAEVIIYDYLANQKFLQYAPKGCEIIYAGKTSVHHTLHQDEINQLLIDKARTGKTVIRLKGGDPLLYGRGGEEAEGLAREGIPFEIVPGIPAATAIAAYAGIPLTHRDSASTVAFITGHEGSGKSGPPVDWEKISTGVGTVVIYMGVGNLQENTRKLMEHGRAPETPTALVRWGTTPEQEILIGTLADIYEKARTAHFKAPAIMIVGETVRLHDKLHWTDQLPLFGRRIALTRERENAGLFSKELERLGAVIYYLPAISIFSPEEFGIVDQAIEEIEQFDWIIFTSANAVRYFLDRLIKKNRDVRDLKGISICTVGTATARSLKTRGIRTDLIPEEFTGEGVVAALLKEGDLPGKRVLIPRAEKAREVVPDALREAGAEVVVATVYRNLAPEIDAQALQEILINRKADLIVFTSPSNIRNFVRSVQKEGLQKTLPGIRTACIGPVTAKAAKEAGLDVVVEPEKSTLESVSEAIRKYFAEKQ
- the hemB gene encoding porphobilinogen synthase, which gives rise to MFFPSYRPRRVRKNEQIRRMVRETRLSVDNLIYPLFAIHGKKVKNEIPSMPGNFQLSVENLVREARTVYKLGIPAVLLFGIPKRKDAVGSGAYDEHGIIQTAVRSIKDKIPELIVITDVCLCEYTDHGHCGIVENGEILNDPTLELLAKEAVSHARAGADIIAPSDMMDGRVGAIREALDEEGFDDTPILSYAVKYASGFYGPFRDAAESTPGFGDRASHQMDPANTREAMREAELDVSEGADMLMVKPALPYLDIIYRVKEEFDLPVAAYNVSGEFSMIKAAAKQGWLDEKRVMMESLISIRRAGADMILTYWAKDAAKLLQKQQP
- the hemL gene encoding glutamate-1-semialdehyde 2,1-aminomutase; the encoded protein is MSNRSEELFVQAQKFIPGGVNSPVRAFKSVGGSPVFIDRSEGSRIFDVEGRAYIDYIGSWGPMIVGHSHPRVVEALKKAIDKGTSFGAPTVLETELAQRVIQAVPSVEMVRMVNSGTEATMSAIRVARGYTGRDKIIKFEGCYHGHADGLLVKAGSGAATFGVPTSPGVPADYARNTLTAPFNNLEAVEKLIAEEGDDIACIIVEPLPGNMGVVPPKAGFLEELRKITAEKGIVLIFDEVMSGFRVAYGGAQERFGITPDMTTLGKVIGGGLPVGAYGGKKEIMEQVSPSGPVYQAGTLSGNPLAMTAGIETLKILSEPGVYDQLEEKSTKLCKGIREAFAEAGVPAFHTQVGAMFCTFFNNGEVTDYTSAARSDTERFGKYFHNMLEQGINLAPSQFEAAFMSLAHSDEDIAKTIDACRKSLRKL